TCCATTCatatattcattaattcattaaataattaatgaattattcatttattcatcatTCATATTTTAATCACATATTCCGCAATGTACATTATTCATACCGTATGGTTGGTAGGTGCAAggaaatataataattggaagaaataattgtaaatataattataattaaaaagtAACAAACAGGATAAGAAAAGTAGTATTGTATTATCATTTCGTTTTTACAGGTTTGGCGTTGGAGATAACATCAATACCTACTTCAATATGTATCACATGTCTTTCGTATGGCTCATGGAAAGAGGCATGAATATGTTTGGTTTCCAATGCAATAGTACCTCTTGTGTTCCATGCAAACCGGGTACCTACGGTGACGGTATTTACATGGGTTGTGTTAGTTGCCCGGCCGGTAAGCTTTGAGATTCGAAAATCTATCTTTTAGATCATAGAAATGCCACATCAATTCTAGCAGACGGAATTTCAATATTCAGTGACCTTTTCACTCTTAAGCATGCATGAAAGCTGTCATTTTAGCTACAATCCATTGTAAGTAATAAACCACATTACATTATCAGTACAATATAACAACATGTAATGGTCATGCAGTAGCGTAGCGTCATAAGGGCATGGGTGCACGTGCCCCTAATCGatttcaaaatttagaaaatcccataggaaaattgccaaaaaatggcttgtgccccacaAATAAAACCCGGTGCATGcacccccccatcatggtcggtgcccccctccccccatgtgatgacctacgctacgccactggaccgTCATGATTCCTTGTTGCACTAACGGTAGtttattttttcattcatttcaggTGGGTATTTTCAAACACGACCTGCTCAAATCTCGATGGAAGCTGGAGGTATTGGGTGTGACTTGTGTACTAATGGTACCTTTGTTTCCCCTGAACGAGCTCCTGGAGCACGCATATCAGACTGTCAAGTATGTCCGGCGGGAACCGATAAAAATAAGTTTGCAGGACTCCGTGCTTGTCCTTGTTTAGATGGATACTACCGAAAAGATAGATTTGGTCCTTGTATGCCCTGCCCCGCAGAAGGTGTCATTTGTAGTAATGAATCGCAGAAGGTTCGTCCTGGTTATTGGTGGACATGGGATCAGAATTTGTCGAACACCACCCACGTCCTTGAATTTGCATGGAATAGATCGACTACAATGTATAGTGAGTTTGTTGAAAATTTACTAACATTTAACAGGTCATACAATCCTGCAAGTACAAGATTCGAAGGTACCCTTCCCAAACCATTTCGTTGCCCAGGAGGAGAAGAAGCTTGTCCGGCTTTAAATGGCATAAATGGAAGTTGTGGTGTAGGTTATGAAGGATGGGTTTGTTCCACATGCAGCAAAGGCTACTATTCATGGTTTGAATATTGTGTGAAATGTCCTCCAATCTGGCATCTGATCTTGGAGCTCTTGCTTGTAGTTATTCTAATGTGTATACTGGTTGCGATAGTCAGTTTGGATCTCAAGAAAAAGATGAAGGAGTGTGAGCAACATAGAGATAACACGTCGCTTCAAAGATCTCTGGTTTATGTTCTAATCGCTCGATTTAAAATAGTTTTGGGATATTATCAAATAGCTGGGGCTATTTTTATTTCCCTTCATAACATTCATTGGCCAAAGAATGTGTCAAATCTTGCTTACGTGTTCAAGGTTCTAGAGCTAAACATATTCAAGTTACTAGCAAAGCCTCGCTGTTACATTGATAAACTTCAGTTGAACATCTACACAGAATTCCTTATCGGGTTAGTGTTTTgtattcttgttgtgatttttccATGCATTGTCTTTGCATCCAAATGGTTGTTTCTGCGATTTGATAAAACATTATCTGCCGCTGAAGTGAAAAACAAACTACACAGATTCAGAGGGAACTGCTGCTTGGTTGTCGTCGTAGTTTTGTTCATCTCTTACCTGAGTTTGTGTGATGTGATCTTGTCTCTAATGCCGGTAGCTTGTCAAGAATTCTGTGTCGATGTGGATGACTACTACTGCACGGAACGACTGCGATCTGATTATTCAGTTGATTGTGATACTGAGAAACACAAGAAGTACGTCACAACAGCCTATgtctcattgttttttgttttcggaTATCCCTTGTGCttgttcattttgattttttccaACAAAATAAGATTTCGTCGGGAGAAGGAACAAGTCAACGAATCTCGTGAGAACTTAAACAATAATACTGAAATCGACGGAAATGAAGAGATCGAAAACAATAGACAAGACGAAGGCAATATCACAACTGCAGAAATCACTAGCCAATCTGATACGACTCCTTTACTTGACAACCACACTGACGATGAGCGCTTAATCATTCCCGATGTTACGGAGTTGGATTCCGAAGATAATCAAGCTTTGAGCAGAATTGGAGCTTGTATTCAGACAAACGAAAGCCTCGATTATGAGCAGTCAATTAACTCGGAAGAAGATGAAAACGTGGAGTTAGCAGCATGTAATAATGACGTTCAGGATGTCCAGACGAATGAAGCTAGTACGCAGACTAATGAGAGCATCGACTATTCTAAATACCCACTGTATGTGCAGTTCTTCTGTGAAAACTACAAACGAGAGTACTGGTATTGGGATGTAGTAGAGCTATGCCGTAAAGTGTTGCAGACATCACTTGTAGTTCTCTTTGGGTCAGAGGACCCGCTTACCTTAGGGGCGACTGTAGCTGTGTCCATGGTGTTCATTACAAGTCATGCGTATTTTAAACCAATGAAGGATTCTTTTGAACAATTACTGCAGATGACTTCTCTTGTGGCAATCTTTCTCAACTTGCTTTGTGCTGAGATTCTACTGGTTCCACTAACAGACCCATCAGGACATCGACAAGCAGCGATGGCCGTATTCGTAATTTTACTCAACATGTCGGTTGTGCTCCTTGCTGTGGGTAAGTTTATACTATAAATTGTTCTATAATCACTAAatgtgagaaaggtttttaacacaagccAACACATACCGGGTACATAAATGaaagccagtgaaaaaatttcactgactatccgggatttgaaccttggaccttcggatcaccggacccatgctctaccaactgagctaataagtcagatggagaagagcagtgatgttattatctataggccttcagttcagtTGATCACTAAATGATTATTAAAACCTATCGTAAGATATTGAAACAATAATATTGTGCTGTTGTGATAAAAAAAGACATCACCTTTACCTTGTGTGTAAAAGAGTTCTAAAGTTAATGTTTTTAATTAAGTATCACTTCTTATCTCATAATGCGTTATGAGACGTTACGAAACGCaattgaagaagaagaaaaatccaCAACAAGTTTCATGCATTTCACGGTGACCAATTTTTTCActctaatgcggcccatacacgatcaaaatattgatcaatattggggacccaagatgcaggagtggatacaaaatctaccattgtgcgtgttcaatggtagattttgtatccaaacTTGTATCgaggtctttgatattgatcaataagattgaacgtgtatgggccgcatttaTATGAAgctcaaatatgtgatgcgatcaagcaaaatcagtcggcactcggaaatattgattttgagatatagccaaacaaaggaaatattttcttttgtttccttttgttttggaaactctttaattgcttatatctttgaaactggttgctcaatttcattggggttttcggcaaaatccagctttctaaatgctatttactctcctataacaaactgaaaatgcaatatttccgagttccgactgattttgcttgatcgcaacaCATGTCATATGTGTGTCATATGTGTAATTATGTATAAtatcaatttaattatttaatgttGCAGGTAACTCAATTCTGATATTGTGGAGGTCGGTGAAGCAACATGGGTGTAGTGGCGTGTGCTCCTGTCAAAATTGTTTGCACATCGCAAGTAGGATCCTTTCCAGTGCTGATTATGTCAGTCATCATAGACCTGCAAGTAATGGAAATCATCCTGCACCAGTTTAGCGAGCAATGAATGTAAAATTTTGAGAATGTAGAATAAATCGAAAGAACATTTCAACGAGCATGTAAAATTTTGAGGCAGAGCAATGCaatgaatttgaattttatttagTACGaagtggtcttaaccctggaattatggaagaTTTTGGGCTTGATAACTTCTAAATTGCCGGTCTAAagtatatttagaatggcaaagacaaATACATCTGCGAGgttaaatttgggcaaaatttcaacaacaaaaaaatataaatatctagAACCAAGTTTTTTATTatttggaattttgatcaatgtcaCCAAAAAATTGGgcgaaaatcatgtttttttttatgatttgttgacaaaattgagcatttatcaaccatttttcttgaaattttctcaaagttggtcaaaattttaaaaaatcaggtttttagatgtttttatctagtttttgaaaattgataAACAAAATTTTACTCAAGAATATTTTTTACGTTGCTCgaaaaaatatgtgtaaaaaccgCCAGTTGTTTGGTATTTTTACAAAActtggcatttttgcccaaatataacCAGGTTCAACAAGTCTTTGCCATCCTAAATAGGTATACAATGTACCTTTATATATATACTTTAGacgaccaacaatttagcagttatgaggcccaaaaggtttcataattccagggttatgaTCAACCTTAAGACACATTTTGACGGTTATAGATTTTTTCGCATTTTTACGTTGTTTGTCTTTTCCCTTATTATATAAACTCACACCCTCTTGGTATTGGATTCATTGAGAGAAAATGACACTTACTATCCTAggtgctctaccactgagctatgacagcatctagtggcGAGGATCGAGTTTTTAGACATACACAGTGTTCGCCTGTGACATGCCGCAAACCTCAGAGCGATCGCCCGTTTTTTAACGGCGATTCAATTACTTCACGGGAACATACATTTTGCGgaagaaaattttgaaataaataacccTACAAACTGTTTTCCTTGATAAATATATACAAAGACGAAGAGATTTGAACAAATCGTAGCGTAGCATCACAAAAATGAACTGACTgtcaggaggactcgaaccaacgacctCCATGACTAGTATACGAGGGGCGCGGAAAAAGGTCGTAGAACTAAGCATGCTACTTTGCATAAGCAAAAAAACATCGGGCATACAATCTCCAgatcacacaaacaaacaaacaaacaaacacgggAGGCGCTGTACATACGACCGATACTACTAGTTTGATTTTTATTTACATTCTTGTCTCTTCGTGCTAATTTTTCACTCGACCTATAATAGAAATGTTATAGGTCTGGTATCTTAAGctcattaaccctagaactaggGGGTGTACCTTGGTTTGCCTTAACAATTTGTCTGCCATAACTTTCTTGGGACTTTCCAAACGTCATTTTATGATTAAAAGTGAACCATTTTATGCTTGGTAAACCTTTTTATTCCTGATCAATAAACCTTATGACCTGTATACATATATCCATACACGGAAACAAACGAACCTTTTCAATGAAGTTTCGAATCATTGAGACTTTTGATTAAAGTTAAGTATGTTATGCTTGGCGAGACTATTTATCACTGTTTCCTGCTCAACAAACTTTTTCAATGAAGTTTCGATCCACCTGTTGCTGTTATTACGCAACAATGGATGGAAATACCCAAACTCTCACC
This DNA window, taken from Amphiura filiformis chromosome 16, Afil_fr2py, whole genome shotgun sequence, encodes the following:
- the LOC140136204 gene encoding uncharacterized protein, whose translation is MFICAKIVFLLPILTTFICAAVQTNNNDEINNRTICSVCNCTSFAEYEFVDCSFRQLRDLPTNIPPNTANLGLQDNEIHIITDNDLPSLKYLRILNFTNNHVQSQFKLPLSLTHLYGRFNNLTNIFGMFNRSNHLKVINLEGNQISSIPKGTFASCHKLTTLYLSSNEIQHLSPGSFLGLNNLRRLNMCGIRHTSSIKADMFREIRQTIHTLRICITGLKEIEPGALNFSIIDLSFNTGNMHSFPGGIFAPLKGDIKFSNLDIMAGLSADEKLTDISPKTFDGVRKIIRLWLCGHNLKYLPEDLFRNTEFMAVQLNRNALEELPDGFLRSSPNLTFLSLYGNRLKCISNDTFNGLTSLQTLLLFRNQITHIPPLTFQNTNLAELFIFTNSISNLSKDALTTGNCTINKVHIYQNPLSVIEEGSFDCLSESGSKVYYSVDYLPEIPHFPSSVEMFGVGDNINTYFNMYHMSFVWLMERGMNMFGFQCNSTSCVPCKPGTYGDGIYMGCVSCPAGGYFQTRPAQISMEAGGIGCDLCTNGTFVSPERAPGARISDCQVCPAGTDKNKFAGLRACPCLDGYYRKDRFGPCMPCPAEGVICSNESQKVRPGYWWTWDQNLSNTTHVLEFAWNRSTTMYSEFVENLLTFNRSYNPASTRFEGTLPKPFRCPGGEEACPALNGINGSCGVGYEGWVCSTCSKGYYSWFEYCVKCPPIWHLILELLLVVILMCILVAIVSLDLKKKMKECEQHRDNTSLQRSLVYVLIARFKIVLGYYQIAGAIFISLHNIHWPKNVSNLAYVFKVLELNIFKLLAKPRCYIDKLQLNIYTEFLIGLVFCILVVIFPCIVFASKWLFLRFDKTLSAAEVKNKLHRFRGNCCLVVVVVLFISYLSLCDVILSLMPVACQEFCVDVDDYYCTERLRSDYSVDCDTEKHKKYVTTAYVSLFFVFGYPLCLFILIFSNKIRFRREKEQVNESRENLNNNTEIDGNEEIENNRQDEGNITTAEITSQSDTTPLLDNHTDDERLIIPDVTELDSEDNQALSRIGACIQTNESLDYEQSINSEEDENVELAACNNDVQDVQTNEASTQTNESIDYSKYPLYVQFFCENYKREYWYWDVVELCRKVLQTSLVVLFGSEDPLTLGATVAVSMVFITSHAYFKPMKDSFEQLLQMTSLVAIFLNLLCAEILLVPLTDPSGHRQAAMAVFVILLNMSVVLLAVGNSILILWRSVKQHGCSGVCSCQNCLHIASRILSSADYVSHHRPASNGNHPAPV